One genomic segment of Ferrimonas sp. YFM includes these proteins:
- a CDS encoding transporter substrate-binding domain-containing protein, which produces MRWLWLLLCWPLMASAEIHYGIDRDFAPFEWLNEHGEPEGFNIDLMQMVADEIGEPLVVSGASWEETVDAFNRGQINLIAIGVSHSGEVNPALQPPLRVSPFAMAYSHIHTLSHRHNITNLNDLEGLKVAVCRGSYTAHALRQQGLELDILYADSERETLQLVRRGMADAAITNYQVGRNSLAKDTSPVLIDSGIPLFPRMYAFTVKGSNPQLAKRIQEAIISLSNSGQLFKLRERWFSTTQKIRQFDQLSQMFVYVLVSGLALFILVVLWNRTLRESVRKRTQELEQQSAIAEERAKLATLGTISAGIAHEINNPNGVILRASERLRHDSLKLIHFLEETPGLETDLELHRIDLARMEQELQQQGDYIHQSSRKISSIVKELKDYARPTPATEFQRVSARQLCQATQVLCASFIKAASIRLELRLPDKDLQMLGNKGRLEQVLVNLLDNAVRASRPGDTVTLAVEKQTDRVVISVSDRGHGMDAETQERATQGFFTTRRGEGGLGLGLAICQRIALEHQGTLTIHSVANMGTRIEIAIPLIKSDQGQK; this is translated from the coding sequence ATGAGGTGGCTGTGGCTGCTGCTGTGCTGGCCCCTGATGGCCAGCGCCGAGATCCACTACGGCATCGATCGGGATTTCGCCCCCTTTGAATGGCTCAACGAGCACGGGGAACCCGAAGGCTTCAACATCGACCTGATGCAGATGGTGGCGGACGAGATTGGTGAACCCCTGGTGGTCAGCGGCGCCTCCTGGGAGGAGACGGTGGACGCCTTCAACCGGGGACAGATCAATCTGATTGCCATAGGGGTCAGTCACTCGGGTGAGGTCAATCCCGCGCTGCAGCCCCCCCTGAGAGTCAGCCCCTTTGCCATGGCCTACAGCCATATCCATACCCTGAGCCACAGACACAACATCACCAACCTCAATGATCTTGAGGGACTGAAGGTGGCGGTGTGCCGAGGGTCCTACACCGCCCACGCCCTCAGGCAACAGGGACTGGAACTGGACATCCTCTATGCGGACTCCGAACGGGAAACCTTGCAGCTGGTGCGCCGGGGCATGGCCGATGCCGCCATCACCAACTACCAGGTGGGCCGCAACTCCCTGGCCAAAGACACCTCACCGGTGCTCATCGACAGCGGCATTCCGCTGTTCCCCAGAATGTATGCCTTTACCGTCAAGGGCAGCAACCCCCAACTGGCCAAGCGCATTCAGGAAGCGATCATCTCTCTCAGTAACAGCGGCCAATTGTTCAAGCTGAGAGAGCGCTGGTTCAGCACCACCCAGAAGATTCGCCAGTTCGACCAGCTCAGCCAGATGTTTGTCTACGTGCTGGTGTCAGGACTGGCACTGTTTATCCTGGTGGTCCTGTGGAACCGGACCCTGAGAGAGTCGGTGCGCAAGCGCACCCAGGAACTGGAGCAGCAATCCGCCATCGCCGAGGAGCGGGCCAAGCTGGCCACCCTGGGCACCATCTCCGCCGGCATCGCCCATGAGATCAACAACCCCAATGGGGTGATTCTGCGTGCCTCCGAGCGACTGCGGCACGACTCGCTGAAGTTGATCCATTTCCTCGAGGAGACGCCCGGCCTGGAAACCGACCTGGAGCTGCACCGCATCGATCTGGCCAGGATGGAACAGGAGCTGCAGCAGCAGGGAGATTACATCCATCAGTCCAGCCGCAAGATCTCCAGCATCGTCAAAGAACTGAAGGACTATGCCCGCCCCACTCCCGCCACCGAATTCCAGAGGGTCAGTGCCCGGCAGCTGTGCCAGGCGACCCAGGTTTTGTGCGCCTCCTTCATCAAGGCGGCCAGCATTCGCCTCGAGCTAAGACTGCCTGACAAGGATCTGCAGATGCTTGGCAACAAGGGGCGCCTGGAGCAGGTGCTGGTGAACCTGCTGGACAACGCCGTCCGCGCTTCCCGGCCGGGAGATACAGTGACCCTGGCGGTGGAGAAACAGACCGACAGGGTCGTCATCAGTGTCTCCGATCGGGGCCATGGTATGGACGCGGAGACCCAGGAGCGCGCGACCCAGGGGTTTTTCACCACCAGGCGCGGCGAGGGCGGTCTGGGATTGGGGTTGGCGATCTGTCAACGCATTGCCCTGGAACATCAGGGAACACTGACCATCCACTCGGTGGCCAATATGGGCACCCGGATTGAGATCGCCATTCCCTTGATAAAAAGCGACCAAGGACAAAAATAA
- a CDS encoding flavocytochrome c, with protein sequence MKLSPLSLVISGALLLSGQALAQGIVPLHKEFTECSSCHTAGMQVRDNLAAENAACVDCHGSYPELATEDRHDIDPHDSHLDLGNLNCTTCHSGHQESSMVCNSCHEYDMAMPAGDNQWRPTKLETDADAVAKAIAAGPVEQIDVLVIGSGASGTTAAVSAAQAGIDKILILEKEPMPGGNSMLAAGGMASAESSTQKALKIGDTKKVWYQDIMKGGYQHNDPALARTLSQNGAEGIEWLKSLGADLNSVGRPGGHSFERVHRPTGGAKAGPHIMTTLMKAVKDHDIEVRVNAPAVKLVVDNHDRIQGVVVKGKHQGYYMVGAKSVVIASGGFAANNDMVASFRPELKGMNTTNNKGNQGDGIQMVEEIGGKVKDVKEIQLFPTAAKGKILITGTIRGAGAILLNDQGQRFVNELGTRDVVSGAIIDQSKHHAWMLYDQDVVNELSQVKGLETLGLVDVVLSYPELEAVTGMPAKAAQASLERYNEFQMKGEDLDFGKRFMKTDVRFPIYVVDVSPAIHHTMGGIAINENTEVFLRNGTKIQGLYASGEVTGGVHGKNRLGGNAIADTVVFGRIAGAQAAKQVK encoded by the coding sequence ATGAAATTATCTCCTCTCTCTCTCGTCATCAGCGGTGCCCTGCTGCTCAGCGGCCAGGCACTGGCTCAAGGTATCGTTCCCCTCCACAAGGAGTTCACCGAATGCAGCTCCTGCCACACGGCAGGCATGCAGGTAAGAGACAACCTGGCCGCCGAAAACGCCGCCTGTGTCGACTGTCATGGCAGCTACCCTGAACTGGCCACCGAAGACCGCCACGACATCGATCCCCACGACTCCCACCTGGATCTGGGCAACCTGAACTGCACCACCTGCCACTCGGGCCACCAGGAGTCCTCCATGGTGTGCAACTCCTGTCACGAATACGACATGGCCATGCCAGCCGGTGACAATCAGTGGCGCCCAACCAAGCTGGAGACCGACGCCGACGCCGTGGCCAAGGCGATCGCCGCCGGCCCGGTTGAGCAGATCGATGTTCTGGTGATTGGCTCCGGCGCCTCAGGCACCACCGCCGCCGTCAGTGCCGCCCAGGCAGGCATCGACAAGATCCTGATTCTGGAAAAGGAGCCAATGCCCGGGGGCAACTCCATGCTGGCCGCAGGGGGCATGGCCTCAGCCGAATCCAGCACCCAGAAGGCGCTGAAGATCGGTGACACCAAGAAGGTGTGGTACCAGGACATCATGAAAGGGGGCTACCAACACAACGACCCGGCCCTGGCCCGCACCCTCAGCCAGAATGGCGCTGAGGGCATTGAGTGGCTCAAGTCCCTGGGTGCCGACCTCAACAGCGTAGGCCGCCCGGGCGGACACAGCTTCGAGCGGGTTCACCGCCCCACCGGCGGCGCCAAGGCCGGCCCACACATCATGACCACCCTGATGAAGGCGGTGAAGGACCATGACATCGAAGTGCGGGTCAATGCCCCGGCAGTGAAACTGGTGGTGGACAACCACGACCGCATCCAGGGTGTGGTGGTCAAGGGTAAGCACCAGGGTTACTACATGGTGGGTGCCAAGAGCGTGGTGATCGCCTCCGGCGGTTTTGCGGCCAACAACGACATGGTGGCCAGCTTCCGACCCGAGTTGAAGGGGATGAACACCACCAACAACAAAGGCAACCAAGGTGACGGCATCCAGATGGTGGAGGAGATTGGCGGCAAGGTTAAGGACGTTAAGGAGATCCAACTTTTCCCCACGGCCGCCAAGGGCAAGATCCTGATCACCGGGACCATTCGCGGTGCCGGCGCCATCCTGCTCAACGATCAGGGGCAGCGCTTCGTCAACGAGCTGGGCACCCGTGATGTGGTTTCCGGCGCCATCATCGACCAGAGCAAGCATCACGCCTGGATGCTGTATGACCAGGACGTGGTCAATGAACTGAGTCAGGTGAAGGGACTGGAAACCCTGGGCCTGGTGGACGTCGTCCTCAGCTACCCAGAACTGGAAGCGGTCACCGGCATGCCCGCCAAGGCGGCCCAGGCCAGCCTTGAGCGTTACAACGAGTTCCAGATGAAGGGTGAGGATCTGGACTTCGGCAAACGCTTCATGAAGACCGATGTCCGCTTCCCCATCTACGTGGTGGACGTGTCACCGGCCATCCACCACACCATGGGCGGCATCGCCATCAACGAGAACACCGAGGTGTTCCTGCGTAACGGCACCAAGATTCAGGGGCTGTA